In a genomic window of Punica granatum isolate Tunisia-2019 chromosome 6, ASM765513v2, whole genome shotgun sequence:
- the LOC116210202 gene encoding uncharacterized protein LOC116210202 isoform X1, with protein MQSSIKNSPLPNRPTKRPKEKPRTTKANKGKKHAWIIFCCAIQPTSKKSYHSPAPRFSSEEKQKHVEPSIFDFPSPSKLGSTGGELNECSKPRDNMDSSREDPSRKGKILAVSENHRTRKVPLNLLAILQRSDDCGRLEASTKEKLLDHLSTKGVLLDKSTKKYMYNFELNKNILTVLARGLSIMGGNDPRHWSWHYRYRNVEVAKLESVCWLDISGKFSTVDLSPNTMYGVVLNVRMEENCDIVPLNFKIMLPDGSKRANSIDLRLYEEEQWLEISLCEFKMSPQNVGEVAFSIYEHSEHWKGGILIGGVSFKPQPEYSCPQQAPGKEMEDQEMESRNRLEKPKTQKRPPPNCLAILSRAYPLVEPSSIVEQLSSTGVLLDRKTKKYMVDVGSNKNMFMMLARGLEITSGSDPKHWSWKPDKLNRAVEIIKLKDICWLDVSGKFQTVDLSPETEYEIVLRIKIGTKIRGFYLPVNYIIRLPNGIRREDTIDFRTYMKGSWHNIMLHKFKMTPENVGQLQFRLYEHSEHWKSGLVLAGISFKPATS; from the exons ATGCAGTCATCCATAAAGAACTCTCCCTTACCAAACCGTCCGACAAAAAGGCCGAAGGAGAAGCCACGTACAACTAAAGCCAACAAAGGGAAGAAACATGCATG GATTATTTTTTGCTGTGCAATTCAACCTACCAGCAAAAAGTCATATCATTCACCTGCCCCACG GTTTTCAAGCGAAGAAAAGCAAAAGCATGTTGAACCGTCGATTTTCGACTTCCCAAGCCCAAG TAAGTTAGGATCCACGGGTGGAGAATTGAACGAATGCTCGAAACCTCGGGACAATATGGATTCGAGTAGAGAAGACCCCTCTAGAAAGGGAAAAATTCTGGCAGTGTCGGAAAATCATAGGACAAGGAAAGTGCCGCTGAATTTGCTGGCCATTCTGCAACGCTCTGATGACTGCGGGCGACTTGAAGCATCCACAAAAGAGAAACTGCTAGATCATCTCAGCACCAAAGGAGTGCTTTTAGACAAATCGACAAAG AAGTACATGTATAATTTCGAACTAAACAAGAATATATTGACGGTATTAGCAAGGGGTCTCTCAATAATGGGCGGTAATGACCCTAGGCACTGGAGTTGGCATTATAGGTACAG gAACGTTGAAGTGGCCAAATTGGAAAGTGTGTGTTGGCTGGATATCTCGGGCAAGTTCTCCACAGTGGATCTCTCACCAAATACTATGTATGGAGTTGTCCTTAATGTTAGGATGGAAGAGAATTGTGACATTGTCCCGTTGAATTTCAAGATCATGTTGCCGGACGGAAGTAAGCGAGCAAATTCAATAGATCTAAGGTTGTATGAAGAAGAACAGTGGCTGGAAATCTCACTTTGTGAGTTTAAAATGTCACCACAAAATGTGGGAGAAGTGGCATTTTCCATTTATGAACACAGTGAGCACTGGAAGGGTGGGATTCTCATAGGAGGCGTCTCCTTTAAGCCACAACC TGAATACTCATGTCCACAACAAGCACCAGGGAAAGAAATGGAAGATCAAGAGATGGAGTCGCGAAACCGATTGGAGAagcctaaaacccaaaaaaggCCTCCACCAAATTGTTTGGCCATTTTGTCGCGAGCTTATCCCTTGGTCGAACCATCCTCAATTGTAGAGCAACTAAGCAGTACAGGAGTACTATTAGACAGGAAAACCAAG AAGTACATGGTTGATGTTGGATCAAACAAGAACATGTTCATGATGTTAGCAAGGGGTCTCGAAATCACATCTGGAAGTGATCCCAAGCATTGGAGTTGGAAACCGGACAAGCTTAACAG GGCAGTTGAAATCATCAAGCTGAAAGATATTTGTTGGTTGGATGTATCGGGGAAGTTCCAAACAGTCGACCTCTCACCAGAAACTGAATATGAAATTGTGCTTCGTATCAAGATTGGCACAAAAATTCGTGGGTTTTATCTCCCGGTGAACTATATCATCAGGCTCCCCAATGGAATTAGGCGAGAAGATACTATAGATTTCAGGACATACATGAAAGGGTCGTGGCACAATATCATGCTGCATAAGTTCAAAATGACACCAGAAAATGTGGGGCAACTTCAATTTCGCCTTTATGAACATAGTGAACACTGGAAGAGCGGCCTTGTCCTCGCTGGTATTTCATTTAAGCCTGCCACCAGTTAA
- the LOC116210202 gene encoding uncharacterized protein LOC116210202 isoform X3, translating into MDSSREDPSRKGKILAVSENHRTRKVPLNLLAILQRSDDCGRLEASTKEKLLDHLSTKGVLLDKSTKKYMYNFELNKNILTVLARGLSIMGGNDPRHWSWHYRYRNVEVAKLESVCWLDISGKFSTVDLSPNTMYGVVLNVRMEENCDIVPLNFKIMLPDGSKRANSIDLRLYEEEQWLEISLCEFKMSPQNVGEVAFSIYEHSEHWKGGILIGGVSFKPQPEYSCPQQAPGKEMEDQEMESRNRLEKPKTQKRPPPNCLAILSRAYPLVEPSSIVEQLSSTGVLLDRKTKKYMVDVGSNKNMFMMLARGLEITSGSDPKHWSWKPDKLNRAVEIIKLKDICWLDVSGKFQTVDLSPETEYEIVLRIKIGTKIRGFYLPVNYIIRLPNGIRREDTIDFRTYMKGSWHNIMLHKFKMTPENVGQLQFRLYEHSEHWKSGLVLAGISFKPATS; encoded by the exons ATGGATTCGAGTAGAGAAGACCCCTCTAGAAAGGGAAAAATTCTGGCAGTGTCGGAAAATCATAGGACAAGGAAAGTGCCGCTGAATTTGCTGGCCATTCTGCAACGCTCTGATGACTGCGGGCGACTTGAAGCATCCACAAAAGAGAAACTGCTAGATCATCTCAGCACCAAAGGAGTGCTTTTAGACAAATCGACAAAG AAGTACATGTATAATTTCGAACTAAACAAGAATATATTGACGGTATTAGCAAGGGGTCTCTCAATAATGGGCGGTAATGACCCTAGGCACTGGAGTTGGCATTATAGGTACAG gAACGTTGAAGTGGCCAAATTGGAAAGTGTGTGTTGGCTGGATATCTCGGGCAAGTTCTCCACAGTGGATCTCTCACCAAATACTATGTATGGAGTTGTCCTTAATGTTAGGATGGAAGAGAATTGTGACATTGTCCCGTTGAATTTCAAGATCATGTTGCCGGACGGAAGTAAGCGAGCAAATTCAATAGATCTAAGGTTGTATGAAGAAGAACAGTGGCTGGAAATCTCACTTTGTGAGTTTAAAATGTCACCACAAAATGTGGGAGAAGTGGCATTTTCCATTTATGAACACAGTGAGCACTGGAAGGGTGGGATTCTCATAGGAGGCGTCTCCTTTAAGCCACAACC TGAATACTCATGTCCACAACAAGCACCAGGGAAAGAAATGGAAGATCAAGAGATGGAGTCGCGAAACCGATTGGAGAagcctaaaacccaaaaaaggCCTCCACCAAATTGTTTGGCCATTTTGTCGCGAGCTTATCCCTTGGTCGAACCATCCTCAATTGTAGAGCAACTAAGCAGTACAGGAGTACTATTAGACAGGAAAACCAAG AAGTACATGGTTGATGTTGGATCAAACAAGAACATGTTCATGATGTTAGCAAGGGGTCTCGAAATCACATCTGGAAGTGATCCCAAGCATTGGAGTTGGAAACCGGACAAGCTTAACAG GGCAGTTGAAATCATCAAGCTGAAAGATATTTGTTGGTTGGATGTATCGGGGAAGTTCCAAACAGTCGACCTCTCACCAGAAACTGAATATGAAATTGTGCTTCGTATCAAGATTGGCACAAAAATTCGTGGGTTTTATCTCCCGGTGAACTATATCATCAGGCTCCCCAATGGAATTAGGCGAGAAGATACTATAGATTTCAGGACATACATGAAAGGGTCGTGGCACAATATCATGCTGCATAAGTTCAAAATGACACCAGAAAATGTGGGGCAACTTCAATTTCGCCTTTATGAACATAGTGAACACTGGAAGAGCGGCCTTGTCCTCGCTGGTATTTCATTTAAGCCTGCCACCAGTTAA
- the LOC116210202 gene encoding uncharacterized protein LOC116210202 isoform X2, giving the protein MQSSIKNSPLPNRPTKRPKEKPRTTKANKGKKHAWIIFCCAIQPTSKKSYHSPAPRFSSEEKQKHVEPSIFDFPSPSKLGSTGGELNECSKPRDNMDSSREDPSRKGKILAVSENHRTRKVPLNLLAILQRSDDCGRLEASTKEKLLDHLSTKGVLLDKSTKKYMYNFELNKNILTVLARGLSIMGGNDPRHWSWHYRNVEVAKLESVCWLDISGKFSTVDLSPNTMYGVVLNVRMEENCDIVPLNFKIMLPDGSKRANSIDLRLYEEEQWLEISLCEFKMSPQNVGEVAFSIYEHSEHWKGGILIGGVSFKPQPEYSCPQQAPGKEMEDQEMESRNRLEKPKTQKRPPPNCLAILSRAYPLVEPSSIVEQLSSTGVLLDRKTKKYMVDVGSNKNMFMMLARGLEITSGSDPKHWSWKPDKLNRAVEIIKLKDICWLDVSGKFQTVDLSPETEYEIVLRIKIGTKIRGFYLPVNYIIRLPNGIRREDTIDFRTYMKGSWHNIMLHKFKMTPENVGQLQFRLYEHSEHWKSGLVLAGISFKPATS; this is encoded by the exons ATGCAGTCATCCATAAAGAACTCTCCCTTACCAAACCGTCCGACAAAAAGGCCGAAGGAGAAGCCACGTACAACTAAAGCCAACAAAGGGAAGAAACATGCATG GATTATTTTTTGCTGTGCAATTCAACCTACCAGCAAAAAGTCATATCATTCACCTGCCCCACG GTTTTCAAGCGAAGAAAAGCAAAAGCATGTTGAACCGTCGATTTTCGACTTCCCAAGCCCAAG TAAGTTAGGATCCACGGGTGGAGAATTGAACGAATGCTCGAAACCTCGGGACAATATGGATTCGAGTAGAGAAGACCCCTCTAGAAAGGGAAAAATTCTGGCAGTGTCGGAAAATCATAGGACAAGGAAAGTGCCGCTGAATTTGCTGGCCATTCTGCAACGCTCTGATGACTGCGGGCGACTTGAAGCATCCACAAAAGAGAAACTGCTAGATCATCTCAGCACCAAAGGAGTGCTTTTAGACAAATCGACAAAG AAGTACATGTATAATTTCGAACTAAACAAGAATATATTGACGGTATTAGCAAGGGGTCTCTCAATAATGGGCGGTAATGACCCTAGGCACTGGAGTTGGCATTATAG gAACGTTGAAGTGGCCAAATTGGAAAGTGTGTGTTGGCTGGATATCTCGGGCAAGTTCTCCACAGTGGATCTCTCACCAAATACTATGTATGGAGTTGTCCTTAATGTTAGGATGGAAGAGAATTGTGACATTGTCCCGTTGAATTTCAAGATCATGTTGCCGGACGGAAGTAAGCGAGCAAATTCAATAGATCTAAGGTTGTATGAAGAAGAACAGTGGCTGGAAATCTCACTTTGTGAGTTTAAAATGTCACCACAAAATGTGGGAGAAGTGGCATTTTCCATTTATGAACACAGTGAGCACTGGAAGGGTGGGATTCTCATAGGAGGCGTCTCCTTTAAGCCACAACC TGAATACTCATGTCCACAACAAGCACCAGGGAAAGAAATGGAAGATCAAGAGATGGAGTCGCGAAACCGATTGGAGAagcctaaaacccaaaaaaggCCTCCACCAAATTGTTTGGCCATTTTGTCGCGAGCTTATCCCTTGGTCGAACCATCCTCAATTGTAGAGCAACTAAGCAGTACAGGAGTACTATTAGACAGGAAAACCAAG AAGTACATGGTTGATGTTGGATCAAACAAGAACATGTTCATGATGTTAGCAAGGGGTCTCGAAATCACATCTGGAAGTGATCCCAAGCATTGGAGTTGGAAACCGGACAAGCTTAACAG GGCAGTTGAAATCATCAAGCTGAAAGATATTTGTTGGTTGGATGTATCGGGGAAGTTCCAAACAGTCGACCTCTCACCAGAAACTGAATATGAAATTGTGCTTCGTATCAAGATTGGCACAAAAATTCGTGGGTTTTATCTCCCGGTGAACTATATCATCAGGCTCCCCAATGGAATTAGGCGAGAAGATACTATAGATTTCAGGACATACATGAAAGGGTCGTGGCACAATATCATGCTGCATAAGTTCAAAATGACACCAGAAAATGTGGGGCAACTTCAATTTCGCCTTTATGAACATAGTGAACACTGGAAGAGCGGCCTTGTCCTCGCTGGTATTTCATTTAAGCCTGCCACCAGTTAA